TAATTGACACCCCCCCATCGGTTAATAAAGAGCTTATTAATTCATTGATGATTGCTACTAAGGTTGTCATTCCTTTACCAGCAGAGCTATGGGCAATTGAAAGTTATGATATTTTGAAAAGTAAAATGCAAGAGATTATTAATGCTTATCAGAAACAGGATTTTAAAAGTTATTATGTTATTCAAACTCTTTACGAGGAAAATAGAAAAATAAAGAAAGAATTTTTCTATAGCTTACAACAACTTTATCAAGAATATGTTCCGATTAAAATTCACAGAAGTGTTGCTATTCAGAAGATGGTTACTTATAGATTAGAGCCTCAGGAGAGCGAACGATATTATAATGAATATTTAAAGGTTGCTGAAGTTATTGAAGGTGTTGAAAATATAAAAACAACATAAATATTTGTAAACCAGTTTACAAATATTTATGTTGAAGGAATAAAGATGAAAATAGATATACTTAATACTATTAAAAGCAGGGTGGGAGATGTCACTCAAATTGAGGATGTTTCCGGTAAAGAAAAGGCTCGATTAAGGTATAGACAACTTAAAAGAGGAAATTAAGGCCCGGACTTTAGAGGAAGTTGTTAATAAACTGGAATTAGCCAAGGCGCTTTATGAGATAAAGAAGAATAAATTATACAGATTTGATGGATATGATAATTTTTATGAGTTTTGTTTAGATTATAAATTTAGTAGAACTATGATATACAGATATATTAAAATAGGTGCTTATTTAGAAAATGAAAATGTAAGTGAACAAGATGTTATGCAGAGCTCTTTGAATAAAATTATTAATGATATAAGAGTTAAAAGAAGTCCCTCAGAGTGTAAACCCGTTATTGTTAGATTTAATTTA
This sequence is a window from Borrelia parkeri. Protein-coding genes within it:
- a CDS encoding ParA family protein codes for the protein MRDIITISSIKGGVGKSVTAIMLGFIFSKKYKTLLIDIDSQSSVTSYFLPYFENKIDIREYNIYEVLKSKKSFMSIVHEITDNLHFAPSHIKLSQFSGENIIGQEYKLKTILTPYFDDYDYILIDTPPSVNKELINSLMIATKVVIPLPAELWAIESYDILKSKMQEIINAYQKQDFKSYYVIQTLYEENRKIKKEFFYSLQQLYQEYVPIKIHRSVAIQKMVTYRLEPQESERYYNEYLKVAEVIEGVENIKTT
- a CDS encoding chromosome replication/partitioning protein produces the protein MELAKALYEIKKNKLYRFDGYDNFYEFCLDYKFSRTMIYRYIKIGAYLENENVSEQDVMQSSLNKIINDIRVKRSPSECKPVIVRFNLEDKEKQLILVKNKQKLEKFLLEYLLDNWESFMI